The Diadema setosum chromosome 4, eeDiaSeto1, whole genome shotgun sequence genome window below encodes:
- the LOC140226746 gene encoding putative phospholipase B-like 2 — translation MQLMQVLLAMVLGLSLAQCGHGKILEKEVNGLSYDMVASVTYNTSTSSFSIVKGRVPDAVAWANFTETVNKTGWAHLTVTTNGSYPDAIQAYAAGVVEGHASSPFIFMNWMNTINEYCESMTTFCQKLHDFLVKNLEWMQTQIDLKPDDPYFHQLNLLLLQLSGLEDGYNGRADQPRIDLDPFGFLLFQIGGDLEDLESALGKEGKQSMLGDGHCSALIKLLPGNADLFASHDTWNGYMGMLRIIKKYNFAFHLTNTSTEVVPGQTAAFTSNPGSLLSGDDFYITNSGLVTIETTIGNNNNALWKYVQPTGQTLEWARNIIANRLARNGSHWAQIFSMYNSGTYNNQWMIVDYSKFTPGQTPSDGLLVVLEQIPGTIHSEDMTYFLREHSYWPSYNTPFFQDIYDKSGWPALKKKYGDWFSYNKTARANIFRRNQTQVTDLDSMIKLMRYNNFEHDPLSACECNPPYSAENAIASRSDLNPKNGKYPFSALGHRLHGATDMKVTTSSMVKELSMVAVCGPTTDQQPPFQWSKSDFNQTLHLGQPDLFDFKPITVKWSD, via the exons ATGCAACTTATGCAAGTCCTCCTTGCCATGGTGCTGGGCCTATCTCTGGCCCAGTGTGGTCACGGCAAGATCCTGGAGAAAGAAGTCAACGGTCTCTCCTACGACATGGTTGCATCTGTGACATACAACACTTCCACATCTTCCTTCAGCATTGTCAAGGGGAGGGTGCCGGATGCCGTCGCCTGGGCCAACTTTACGGAGACTGTCAACAAAACAGG ATGGGCGCATCTCACTGTGACAACAAATGGATCCTATCCGGATGCCATCCAGGCCTACGCTGCTGGGGTGGTAGAGGGGCATGCCTCCTCCCCCTTCATCTTCATGAACTGGATGAACACCATCAATGAGTACTGTGAGAGCATGACAACGTTCTGCCAAAAGCTGCATGACTTTCTGGTCAAGAATCTGGAATGGATGCAGACCCAGATTGACCTTAAGCCTGATGACCCTTACTTCCACCAG CTGAACTTGTTACTGCTTCAACTGTCTGGACTTGAGGATGGTTACAATGGACGAGCAGACCAGCCTAGAATAGACCTGGACCCATTTGGATTCCT GCTATTCCAAATAGGAGGCGATCTGGAGGACCTTGAGAGTGCCCTCGGTAAAGAGGGCAAACAGAGCATGCTGGGAGATGGCCACTGCTCCGCCCTCATCAAGCTGTTGCCAGGCAACGCAGACTTGTTTGCCTCCCACGACACCTGGAACGGCTACATGGGCATGCTGCGAATCATCAAGAAATACAACTTTGCCTTCCATCTTACCAACACCT CCACTGAGGTTGTCCCGGGGCAGACAGCGGCATTCACCTCCAACCCAGGAAGCTTGTTGTCTGGAGATGACTTCTACATCACAAATTCTGGGCTG GTAACCATAGAAACCACCATCGGCAATAACAACAATGCCCTATGGAAGTATGTCCAACCAACTGGCCAGACCTTGGAGTGGGCCCGGAATATCATCGCTAACAGATTGGCTAGGAACGGCTCACACTGGGCCCAAATTTTCTCCATGTACAACAGTGGGAC GTACAATAATCAGTGGATGATCGTTGATTACAGCAAGTTCACTCCTGGCCAAACTCCGTCTGATGGACTGCTAGTGGTACTGGAACAAATTCC tgGCACAATACATTCTGAAGATATGACCTACTTCCTCAGAGAACATTCATACTGGCCCAGCTATAATACACC GTTCTTCCAGGATATCTATGACAAGAGTGGCTGGCCTGCACTGAAGAAGAAGTATGGTGACTGGTTTTCCTACAACAAGACGGCCAGAGCAAATATTTTCAGGCGGAACCAGACACAAGTCACCGACCTCGACTCGATGATCAAACTTATGAG GTACAATAACTTTGAGCATGACCCCCTGTCGGCCTGTGAGTGCAACCCACCGTACAGTGCAGAGAATGCCATCGCTTCCAGGTCTGACCTCAACCCAAAGAACGGGAAGTATCCCTTCTCTGCCCTCGGCCATCGCCTACATGGTGCTACAGACATGAAG GTGACCACTAGTTCCATGGTGAAAGAGCTGTCTATGGTGGCCGTGTGTGGACCAACCACTGACCAGCAACCTCCCTTCCAGTGGAGCAAGTCGGACTTCAACCAGACCCTTCATCTTGGTCAGCCTGATCTCTTTGACTTCAAGCCGATCACGGTCAAGTGGTCTGACTAG